CGGAGCTTCGTGCTGCGACAGGACCGCCCACAGTTCTTCAGCGCTCACACCCGCCTCGCGGCACATGATGCGAACCTGCGCGGCCAGCTGATCGACCGGCCTGAGCGTCACCACCGGCATGCTGACACTCAGCCCGCTGAGCATCGTGGCGAGTGCAGTGTCTCGCACGCGCTGGATCTCCTTCAGGTCCTCGTGCGTGAAGCGTCCCTTCTCCTCACCGGCCCGCTGGCGAATCAGCTGGATCGCCTGGATGCGGTGCTCCGGCGAGAGGCCCGCGACACTCTCCGCCGCTCCGGAACTCAGCACGCTCCCGGTAAGTTCGAGAATGTCGTCCGGCAGCACCAGGAGTTTGAGCAGCTTCCGGATGCGGGTGAGCGGCAGTCCGGCGGCGCGTGCCAGTTCACGCTCGTCCGTTCCCAGGCCGCTGCGGCTCAGCACAGCCAACGACCGGGCTTCGGTGATCAGGTTCGGTGCTCGGTTGTGGGCGCTCAGCTGAATCTGCGCCACCTGCAACACCGTCAGGGCCGGGTACTGGTAGGCTTCGACGTGCGTCCAGCCGAGTCGGCGGGCGTTCTGGATGCGGCGGTTGCCGTCGGCGATACCCAGCAGCTGACCTTCGCCGCGGGTATACAAGCGGACGGGTTCCTGCTGTCCCTTTTCCTCCATGTCGGCGACGCTGTCGTTCGACGCGCCTGTGAGTGTGGCCTCCTCGATGTCGTCCAGACGGACTTTCACCAGAACCGGCGTGGGGAACTGCGGGGTGGTGTCTTCCAGCAAAGCTTCTTGTGGCATACAACAAAGGGCCGCGCAACGCGCGGCCAACAGGACGACATCTTTGTTCTCGGAACTGGCGCACGCAGTCCGACCCTGAGCCGCCCAGCGCTCTGAAGGGCGGTCTGCCCTTCAGAGCATCTCTACCGGAACAGCGTCTCTCCGCCCAAGACGGCCTGGAGCAGCGCACGGGCCTGGTCGAACGCGACGGTCTGTGCGAAGTCGCCGGGTGAGCTGTCTCGCGGCGGTGACGGTGGTGCACCTTTGCACGGGTGTCAGCTTAGGTTTACCAGCAAAAGCAGGACACCGTGTTTCAACGACCCATGCACCGCAGGACATAGTCCTGCATCGCTGCATAGCGACG
The sequence above is a segment of the Deinococcus ruber genome. Coding sequences within it:
- a CDS encoding ParB/RepB/Spo0J family partition protein, with the translated sequence MPQEALLEDTTPQFPTPVLVKVRLDDIEEATLTGASNDSVADMEEKGQQEPVRLYTRGEGQLLGIADGNRRIQNARRLGWTHVEAYQYPALTVLQVAQIQLSAHNRAPNLITEARSLAVLSRSGLGTDERELARAAGLPLTRIRKLLKLLVLPDDILELTGSVLSSGAAESVAGLSPEHRIQAIQLIRQRAGEEKGRFTHEDLKEIQRVRDTALATMLSGLSVSMPVVTLRPVDQLAAQVRIMCREAGVSAEELWAVLSQHEAPQPQPQPPINAVPAGSDPWDLPVPVPAAVISTPGVAAVSVDPWDLDLPQVAAIPSPAPAETTFAPAPWEIPEEVTHPGAAAAPTPPAAPPPARPRSGMSFAPRSFGNVLGARK